The following are from one region of the Vanessa atalanta chromosome 5, ilVanAtal1.2, whole genome shotgun sequence genome:
- the LOC125064324 gene encoding retinol dehydrogenase 11-like: MFILIMLLCVFIIICLIISNYQKKRNAMCQSKKRLNGRTTIVTGGTCGIGLQIALDFAKRGAKVIIACPFNDEGIEAQNLIIEKTGNRNVIFKLLDLGSLNSVRQFAKDILKTEDRLDILMNNAGVGVIGDFSTDDGMSFIMQVNYYGHFLLSILLLPLLIKTGKESEKSRIVNMTSMCRYIGSFDVDNYDKISYWFKIRIYSNSKLCFVLFSRELTKRLAGYNVVVNSADPGLVGTKIYDSYNVVIGCILRYFLNIFFKNFREGAQTAIHIALDEKCGLQSGKIYENCELVNYNFFDNIDSASDKLWERSIKLVKLENHELEFSK, from the coding sequence atgtttattttaataatgttattgtgtgtatttatcataatatgtttaataataagtaattatcaGAAGAAACGTAATGCAATGTGTCAATCAAAAAAGCGACTCAATGGACGTACAACAATAGTCACGGGCGGGACTTGTGGAATTGGATTACAAATAGCCCTTGATTTTGCTAAAAGGGGTGCCAAAGTTATTATCGCCTGTCCATTTAATGACGAAGGTATTGAAGCTCAAAACCTAATCATAGAAAAAACAGGTAACCGAAATGTGATTTTCAAACTTCTAGACTTGGGGTCCTTGAATTCTGTTCGTCAATTcgctaaagatatattaaaaacagaagACAGATtggatatattaatgaataatgcAGGTGTCGGCGTCATAGGAGATTTTTCAACCGATGATGGTATGAGTTTTATAATGCAGGTCAACTATTATGGGCATTTTCTTCTATCTATTCTCCTCCTTCCACTGCTGATAAAAACTGGCAAGGAATCCGAAAAAAGCAGGATAGTAAATATGACTTCGATGTGTCGTTACATTGGTTCGTTCGACGTGGataattacgataaaattaGCTACtggtttaaaattagaatatattcgAATAGTAAAttgtgttttgtattattttcaagaGAGTTGACTAAAAGGCTTGCCGGGTATAATGTGGTCGTGAACAGTGCAGACCCAGGACTTGTTGGCACGAAAATATACGATAGCTACAATGTAGTTATTGGTTGTAtcttgagatattttttaaatatatttttcaaaaattttcgGGAAGGTGCACAGACGGCTATTCATATAGCATTGGATGAGAAGTGTGGACTGCAGAGtggaaaaatatatgaaaattgtgaacttgttaattataatttttttgataacaTTGATTCCGCTTCAGATAAATTATGGGAAAGATCGATAAAGCTTGTTAAATTAGAAAATCATGAATtagaattttcaaaataa
- the LOC125063955 gene encoding esterase E4-like, translating to MFGSNNIIVCAILYYLQINVALALTHVNNDPIVRVNEGKLKGSVEKLVDGSSCFSFKGIPYAAPPVGNLRFKAPLPPKPWKGVRDAKRFGSICAQFNTTFQGDEDCLFLNVYTKSLDKNAKIPVMVYIHGGSYYEGSGDLFTPDFLLQHDVILVTINYRLELLGFLSLEIPEAPGNAGMKDQVAALRWIQNNIFNFGGDKGSITIFGESSGASSVTYHLLSPMSEGLFHKVIAQSGVAINDWAIGKDSKARAFRAGKILGKDTNDVQELLTFFRGLNASSLTNLTFATLTPDEMYRGLPEQFIPVTEKKFPNVKAFIDEDPLKILAQKRFKPVPLMLGYNSGEGLVIVKDHITKLDVYNKEPSFYVPRELAERVSREKLIDFGDRIKKFYVGDRNITEKDLNIITDMQTDMHFAYSTHRFAHLYSYTCGVSYMYRFNYETDLNIIKIALGLRDLKGASHADELFYMFYNYLNEKLYKNQKNLREIVFKVTKLWTDFAKTGQPTPNNDLGVSWQPYTREGREYLNIGEPMTVGRFADKERMELWNQIYKESGVQHLE from the exons aatgatCCCATAGTAAGAGTAAATGAAGGAAAACTTAAAGGTTCTGTGGAAAAACTAGTTGATGGATCGTCTTGCTTTAGTTTTAAAGGAATACCATATGCAGCGCCGCCTGTTGGAAATCTTAGGTTTAAG gCTCCTTTGCCACCAAAACCATGGAAAGGCGTTCGTGATGCGAAACGATTTGGTTCTATTTGCGCACAATTTAACACGACATTCCAAGGGGACGAAGACTGCTTATTCTTAAATGTGTATACAAAGTCACTAGACAAAAATGCTAAAATACCGGTCATGGTATACATTCATGGCGGGTCTTATTATGAGGGCTCTGGTGACTTGTTTACGCCAGATTTTCTCTTGCAGCACGATGTTATCTTAGTGACAATTAACTATAGGCTGGAATTATTAGGTTTCTTATCTTTAGAAATACCAGAAGCACCTGGCAACGCCGGGATGAAAGACCAGGTTGCCGCCCTCCGAtggattcaaaataatatttttaactttgggGGTGACAAAGGAAGTATTACAATTTTTGGTGAGAGTTCCGGAGCATCGTCTGTTACTTACCATTTGTTGTCTCCAATGTCAGAAGGACTGTTTCACAAAGTGATTGCACAAAGCGGTGTGGCGATTAACGATTGGGCTATTGGCAAAGATTCAAAAGCTAGAGCTTTTCGGGCAGGAAAAATATTAGGGAAAGACACAAATGACGTTCAGGAGTTGCTTACTTTTTTCAGAGGCTTAAATGCGAGCTCTCTTACTAATCTTACTTTTGCCACTTTAACACCTGATGAAATGTACAGAGGTCTTCCAGAGCAATTCATACCTGTAACGGAAAAGAAATTTCCCAATGTAAAAGCGTTTATAGACGAAGATCCCTTAAAAATCCTTGCTCAAAAAAGATTTAAGCCGGTTCCTCTTATGCTTGGCTATAATTCTGGAGAGGGCTTAGTAATCGTTAAAGATCATATAACAAAATTGGATGTTTATAATAAAGAGCCTTCCTTCTACGTGCCAAGAGAGTTAGCAGAGAGAGTTTCGAGAGAAAAATTAATTGACTTCGgtgatagaattaaaaaattttaCGTCGGCGATAGAAATATAACcgaaaaagatttaaatataatcactgACATGCAAACAGATATGCATTTTGCATATAGCACGCATAGATTCGCGCATTTGTATTCTTATACGTGCGGAGTATCGTATATGTATAGATTCAATTATGAGACagatttaaatatcattaaaatagctTTAGGTCTTAGAGACCTGAAAGGCGCTAGTCATGCTGATGAACTATTTTACATGTTCTACAATTACCTAAATGAAAAACTGTACAAAAATCAGAAGAATCTGAGAGAGATTGTGTTTAAAGTGACAAAACTTTGGACGGATTTCGCAAAAACTGG tCAACCAACACCTAATAACGACTTGGGAGTCTCTTGGCAACCATACACCAGGGAGGGAAGAGAATATCTTAACATCGGTGAGCCGATGACAGTGGGACGATTCGCTGATAAAGAACGAATGGAGCTATGGAATCAAATATATAAGGAATCTGGGGTTCAACATTTGGAATAA